The Portunus trituberculatus isolate SZX2019 chromosome 19, ASM1759143v1, whole genome shotgun sequence genome contains a region encoding:
- the LOC123506012 gene encoding uncharacterized protein LOC123506012 — MSEENHREARQVRKIEGQRRGSTVYVFDDQAYVKDRQYNEKLHVRCHLFKSGCHGRGHINLENSTMMVTKDHNHDSQASYIEQMELKSCMKDSIKNDPTQNARHVYDERCARAPASAATSVSFESVRRTLLNERNKYLPPAPASPLEAADFLASNTMFQSFYKGVATYNDNLALIMYEDGIEDIVMHVEEMAMDATFSVVPAIFEQHLTIFGRFGDNFLPMFHVLMTSRHGELYTAVLDRIKSQLPGLDPTIVHRDFEVAIHNAIDNKLLWTAL; from the exons ATGAGTGAAGAAAATCACCGCGAGGCAAGGCAGGTCAGAAAAATCGAGGGACAGAGGCGTGGTTCCACGGTGTACGTTTTTGATGACCAAGCCTATGTCAAGGATCGGCAGTACAATGAGAAGCTTCATGTGCGGTGTCATTTGTTCAAAAGTGGGTGCCATGGGCGTGGCCACATCAACCTGGAGAACAGCACTATGATGGTGACCAAAGACCACAACCATGACTCCCAGGCAAGTTACATCGAGCAGATGGAGCTAAAATCGTGTATGAAAGACTCAATTAAGAATGATCCAACACAGAATGCCAG GCATGTGTATGATGAACGATGTGCCAGGGCTCCAGCTTCTGCAGCAACTTCTGTGTCATTTGAAAGCGTGAGGCGCACACTGCTAAATGAACGAAACAAATaccttcctcctgctccagcCAGCCCCTTGGAGGCAGCAGACTTCTTGGCATCAAATACTATGTTCCAGTCTTTCTATAAAGGTGTGGCTACCTACAACGATAACCTTGCCTTGATAATGTATGAGGATGGTATAGAGGACATTGTCATGCACGTGGAAGAGATGGCCATGGATGCTACATTTTCTGTTGTACCAGCAATTTTTGAGCAGCACCTGACCATTTTCGGACGCTTTGGAGACAATTTTCTGCCTATGTTCCATGTCCTCATGACGAGCAGGCACGGGGAGCTGTATACTGCAGTTCTTGATAGGATTAAGTCTCAGTTACCTGGACTGGATCCAACTATTGTACACAGAGATTTTGAAGTAGCAATACACAACGCTATAG ACAACAAGCTGCTGTGGACAGCCTTGTAG
- the LOC123505987 gene encoding uncharacterized protein LOC123505987: MSKDLKPKTRFWTFIEYIKRKAMRFELDVVRVANGVSVTRQQGKTMAQQRIEKANRELLAGGTVEAFIKRTRYLGMKKRVLRTDEPDEEGQQQVVQVGNETEAEETDDVQPHPEPEPLLEEEPEAVYHSPIHPPRRSRPRKAAAPYIYTTKNANGSISPSQN; this comes from the coding sequence ATGTCAAAGGATTTGAAGCCCAAGACAAGGTTTTGGACCTTCATTGAGTACATCAAGAGAAAAGCTATGCGATTCGAGCTGGATGTAGTCAGAGTTGCAAATGGTGTATCTGTCACACGGCAGCAGGGGAAAACAATGGCACAGCAGAGGATCGAGAAAGCTAACAGAGAGTTGCTTGCTGGTGGAACTGTTGAGGCTTTCATAAAGCGCACGCGTTACCTCGGCATGAAGAAGAGGGTCCTCAGAACCGACGAACCTGATGAGGAGGGGCAGCAGCAAGTTGTACAGGTTGGGAATGAAACTGAGGCTGAAGAGACTGACGATGTACAGCCTCATCCTGAACCTGAACCTTTACTTGAAGAGGAGCCAGAGGCTGTCTACCATTCCCCCATTCACCCTCCCAGGCGTAGCCGCCCACGTAAAGCAGCAGCCCCCTATATATACACCACCAAGAACGCGAATGGCAGCATCTCGCCAAGCCAGAACTGA